A DNA window from Hydrogenophaga taeniospiralis contains the following coding sequences:
- the maiA gene encoding maleylacetoacetate isomerase, giving the protein MKLYNYFRSSASFRVRIALALKGLAYEYVPVHLAKGEHKQPAFGDIAVEGLVPVLELDDGTRLSQSMAIIEYLDEVHPVPALVPADPLARARVRALAQVIACEIHPVNNLRVLKYLSRELKVDEQAKNTWYRHWVRTGLEVFERQLAQGPASPFCFGDTPTLADCCLVPQIFNARRFDTPLDGLPRTMAAFDACMALPAFQQAQPSACPDNEA; this is encoded by the coding sequence ATGAAGCTCTACAACTACTTCCGATCCTCGGCCTCGTTCCGTGTGCGCATCGCGCTCGCGCTCAAGGGTCTGGCCTACGAATACGTGCCGGTGCACCTGGCCAAGGGCGAGCACAAGCAGCCCGCGTTCGGCGACATCGCCGTCGAAGGCCTGGTGCCGGTGCTGGAGCTGGACGACGGCACGCGCCTGTCGCAGTCGATGGCGATCATCGAATACCTCGACGAGGTGCATCCCGTGCCCGCGCTGGTGCCGGCGGACCCGCTTGCCCGGGCCCGCGTGCGCGCGCTGGCGCAGGTGATCGCCTGCGAGATCCATCCCGTGAACAACCTGCGGGTGCTCAAGTACCTCAGCCGTGAGCTCAAGGTGGACGAGCAGGCCAAGAACACCTGGTACCGGCACTGGGTGCGCACCGGGCTGGAGGTCTTCGAGCGACAGCTGGCGCAGGGTCCTGCGTCTCCATTTTGTTTCGGTGACACGCCCACGCTGGCCGACTGCTGCCTGGTGCCGCAGATATTCAACGCCCGGCGCTTCGACACACCGCTCGATGGCCTGCCCCGCACCATGGCGGCGTTCGACGCCTGCATGGCTTTGCCCGCGTTCCAGCAGGCGCAGCCCTCGGCCTGCCCGGACAACGAAGCTTGA
- a CDS encoding acyl carrier protein produces MNASDIRRLAADVLAGIAPEADLSRVGDGEDLREALDLDSMDFLNFIIGLSQGSGVAIPEADYPRLFTLRGLVAYLAK; encoded by the coding sequence ATGAACGCATCCGACATTCGACGACTTGCCGCCGACGTGCTGGCCGGCATCGCACCCGAAGCCGACCTGTCCCGCGTGGGCGACGGTGAAGACCTGCGCGAGGCGCTGGACCTCGATTCGATGGACTTCCTCAACTTCATCATCGGCCTGAGCCAGGGCAGTGGCGTCGCCATACCCGAGGCCGACTACCCCCGGCTCTTCACCCTGCGGGGGCTGGTGGCCTACCTGGCGAAGTAG
- a CDS encoding dihydrolipoamide acetyltransferase family protein codes for MADFLMPSLGADMETGKVVQWLVKPGDRVKSGDVVAVVETHKGAIDVEVFLDGVIDQLAALDQDMPVGAVLAQVRPQGAPGAPAPAGRLVTQRPGPTSPRADAGGRDAAVAPPAFAAPPPPPVGPTGRARVSPAARQRARALGLNPDALPGSGVGGMVTLADVARAAAQAPFAPDQAPGAAAAPHTRASGFDAVQMRQAIAAAMSRSKREIPHYYLSDNIDFMAASDWLEAWNRERPPEQRLLGAVLLLKATARALREVPQLNGFYENGAFRAATGIHVGWAIALRGGGLVAPAIHDADRASLTELMAALSDLVQRARSGRLRSSELTDPTITVTSLGERGAQSVLGVIYPPQVAIVGFGRVVPCPWVVDGQVQVRPVVNVTLAADHRASDGHLGGRLLAAIERALQSPQDL; via the coding sequence GTGGCCGATTTCCTCATGCCCTCGCTGGGCGCCGACATGGAAACGGGCAAGGTGGTCCAGTGGCTGGTGAAGCCGGGCGACCGCGTGAAATCGGGCGACGTGGTGGCCGTGGTGGAAACCCACAAGGGCGCGATCGACGTGGAAGTCTTTCTCGACGGCGTGATCGATCAACTGGCGGCGCTGGATCAGGACATGCCGGTGGGCGCGGTGCTGGCGCAGGTGAGGCCACAGGGTGCGCCAGGGGCTCCCGCGCCGGCCGGCAGGCTTGTGACACAGCGGCCTGGACCCACGTCACCCAGGGCCGACGCGGGCGGGCGGGATGCCGCTGTGGCGCCACCGGCGTTCGCGGCGCCACCGCCACCGCCGGTCGGGCCCACGGGGCGCGCGCGGGTCAGCCCGGCGGCGCGGCAGCGTGCGCGGGCGCTGGGCCTGAACCCCGATGCCTTGCCAGGCAGTGGGGTGGGCGGCATGGTCACGCTGGCCGACGTGGCCCGGGCAGCGGCCCAGGCGCCGTTTGCGCCCGATCAGGCGCCCGGCGCGGCGGCTGCACCACACACGCGTGCCAGCGGTTTCGACGCCGTCCAGATGCGCCAGGCCATCGCGGCCGCCATGAGCCGTTCCAAGCGCGAGATTCCGCACTACTACCTCAGCGACAACATCGACTTCATGGCCGCCTCGGACTGGCTGGAAGCCTGGAACCGCGAGCGCCCGCCCGAGCAGCGCCTGCTCGGCGCGGTGCTGCTGCTCAAGGCCACGGCGCGGGCGCTGCGCGAGGTGCCCCAGCTCAACGGTTTCTACGAAAACGGCGCCTTCCGGGCCGCTACGGGCATTCACGTCGGCTGGGCGATTGCCCTGCGCGGCGGGGGGCTGGTGGCCCCCGCCATCCACGACGCCGACCGGGCCTCCCTGACCGAGCTGATGGCGGCCCTGAGCGACCTGGTGCAGCGCGCCCGCAGCGGTCGCCTGCGCAGCTCCGAGCTGACCGACCCCACCATCACCGTCACCAGCCTGGGCGAGCGTGGCGCGCAGAGTGTGCTGGGCGTGATCTACCCGCCGCAGGTCGCCATCGTCGGTTTCGGCCGCGTGGTGCCGTGCCCCTGGGTGGTCGATGGCCAGGTGCAGGTGCGCCCGGTGGTGAACGTCACGCTCGCCGCGGACCACCGCGCCAGCGACGGGCACCTGGGGGGCCGGTTGCTCGCGGCCATTGAGCGGGCCCTGCAATCACCCCAAGACCTTTGA